In Campylobacter concisus, a single window of DNA contains:
- a CDS encoding formate hydrogenlyase maturation HycH family protein, protein MIQVYKLTKRHMDDNDKLPRELKEIKVFSTCVGHGVGTIDFSEKILELSDEEFDEMIKNSGEYVKFKIGNLSKYFEVEIFAEHIAKLLPQLCECKLKEILANLKEGYIVLRKDF, encoded by the coding sequence ATGATACAAGTTTATAAGCTTACAAAAAGGCATATGGACGACAACGACAAGCTTCCACGCGAGTTAAAGGAGATAAAAGTTTTCTCCACTTGCGTGGGACACGGCGTTGGCACGATAGACTTTAGCGAGAAAATTTTAGAGCTAAGCGATGAGGAATTTGACGAGATGATCAAAAACTCAGGCGAATACGTGAAATTTAAAATCGGAAATTTAAGCAAATATTTTGAAGTTGAAATTTTTGCCGAGCATATCGCTAAACTCTTGCCACAGCTTTGTGAGTGTAAGCTTAAAGAAATTTTGGCAAATTTAAAAGAGGGATATATCGTGCTTAGGAAGGACTTTTGA
- a CDS encoding formate hydrogenlyase complex iron-sulfur subunit, which translates to MMKLFDITEKYGKATYAYPFEPYIVPENFRGQPNYTYDLCIGCAACGIACPSNAIELKMNDEQTKLVWEFDCGRCIFCGRCDEVCPTGAVRLSDSFELAVKFDKSALIQRGELEMQTCKCCGKPFTPKRLINFTLEKLGTANLLPGRLEETKDYLYICPECKKNQSAERLTKGIEEAIK; encoded by the coding sequence ATGATGAAGTTATTTGACATCACAGAAAAATATGGAAAAGCGACATACGCCTATCCATTTGAGCCATATATTGTTCCTGAAAATTTCCGTGGTCAGCCAAACTATACATACGATCTTTGCATAGGTTGTGCAGCTTGCGGTATCGCTTGTCCTAGTAACGCGATAGAGCTTAAGATGAACGATGAGCAAACAAAGCTTGTTTGGGAATTTGACTGCGGGCGCTGTATATTTTGCGGTCGCTGCGATGAGGTTTGCCCAACTGGAGCTGTAAGACTTAGCGATAGCTTTGAGCTAGCGGTTAAATTTGACAAGAGTGCTCTTATACAAAGGGGCGAGCTTGAGATGCAAACTTGCAAATGCTGTGGCAAGCCATTTACGCCAAAAAGGCTTATAAATTTTACTCTTGAAAAGCTTGGCACAGCAAATTTACTTCCAGGCAGACTTGAAGAGACAAAAGACTACCTTTATATCTGCCCAGAGTGCAAGAAAAATCAATCTGCTGAGAGGCTAACAAAAGGCATTGAGGAGGCTATAAAATGA
- a CDS encoding NADH-quinone oxidoreductase subunit B family protein, whose protein sequence is MSLYQVPEDIKTANDLTAKLEHLKNIKRSFSVYRIDCGSCNGCEIEIFAAITPMWDPERFGFKLVANPRHADILLCTGPVTRQMYYPLLRAYEATPDPKIVVALGACGSSGGIFHDAYSVWGGIDKIIPVDVYIPGCPPHPASIIYGLGMALGIIDQKLHKKSYEEDNTLPPSVEKSVIGDILFERDLQAESRRLMSYIFGRILFEKYMSAIKCSKDVHDPSISREAVLTAIKKEEDPRYAECMGLLHNDVYLKYAKADKSFAIDVDSEVWSKR, encoded by the coding sequence ATGAGTCTATATCAAGTCCCAGAGGACATAAAAACAGCAAATGATCTAACTGCAAAGCTAGAGCATCTAAAAAATATCAAAAGAAGCTTTAGCGTTTATAGGATCGACTGCGGAAGCTGTAACGGCTGTGAGATAGAAATTTTTGCAGCTATTACACCGATGTGGGATCCTGAGCGTTTTGGTTTTAAACTTGTAGCAAATCCAAGACATGCTGATATTTTACTTTGCACTGGTCCTGTAACAAGACAGATGTATTATCCGCTCCTTCGTGCTTATGAGGCGACTCCAGATCCTAAGATCGTAGTTGCTCTTGGTGCGTGCGGAAGTAGTGGTGGAATTTTCCACGACGCTTATAGCGTTTGGGGCGGCATCGATAAGATAATCCCAGTCGATGTCTATATCCCAGGCTGTCCTCCACACCCAGCAAGCATTATTTACGGCCTTGGCATGGCTCTTGGTATCATCGATCAAAAACTTCATAAAAAAAGCTATGAAGAAGATAACACATTGCCACCTTCAGTTGAGAAGTCAGTCATAGGCGATATCTTGTTTGAGCGTGATTTACAAGCTGAAAGCAGAAGGCTAATGAGCTATATCTTTGGTAGAATCCTTTTTGAAAAATATATGAGTGCTATCAAATGCTCAAAAGATGTTCATGACCCAAGCATCTCAAGAGAGGCTGTGCTTACAGCTATTAAAAAAGAGGAAGATCCTAGATATGCTGAGTGCATGGGGCTTTTGCATAATGATGTCTATCTAAAATATGCAAAAGCTGATAAAAGCTTTGCAATAGACGTTGATAGCGAGGTTTGGAGTAAGAGATGA